The proteins below come from a single Chryseobacterium bernardetii genomic window:
- a CDS encoding VOC family protein — protein MKTKRNIGGWFEIYVEDMQRAMDFYLYVFDDVNFIDLSKGDSQMQMFEWEDHLSGAGGALVKMKFNKPSPNGTIIYFSCDDCAVQEARAREKGVEIVAPKTQLPHFGFSALLRDSENNTIGLYSLK, from the coding sequence ATGAAAACAAAAAGAAATATTGGCGGCTGGTTTGAGATTTATGTAGAAGATATGCAGAGGGCAATGGATTTTTACCTGTATGTTTTCGATGATGTAAACTTCATCGACCTTTCAAAAGGCGACAGTCAAATGCAGATGTTTGAATGGGAAGATCACTTATCTGGAGCGGGGGGTGCATTGGTAAAGATGAAGTTCAATAAACCCTCACCAAATGGAACCATTATCTATTTCAGCTGTGATGACTGTGCTGTCCAGGAAGCCAGAGCCCGCGAAAAGGGTGTGGAGATCGTAGCTCCTAAAACGCAACTTCCGCATTTTGGTTTTTCAGCCCTCTTGAGAGATAGTGAAAATAATACGATCGGGTTATACTCACTTAAATAG
- a CDS encoding MBL fold metallo-hydrolase, translating to MKLQQIRNATMVVNYGGKKFLIDPMLADKGTLPAFPNPASGDERNNPLVELPVSIDELVKDLDAIFLSHLHYDHYDDAAKKFLPKHVKIYVQDDADKKEVESSGFTNVEVLTDGTEIDGIQLFQTQAQHGFGETLKLAGNVHGFVMKHVSEKTLYFITDSVWYEGVHQELNKHKPDIVVVNGGDNQFVGGGQLIMGKEEIKKVHETAPNATLVVSHMEGVNHNTLSRKELKQFLLDESISGKVMVPDDGQQYEF from the coding sequence ATGAAACTACAACAAATCAGGAATGCAACTATGGTTGTTAATTATGGAGGTAAAAAATTTTTAATTGATCCAATGTTGGCGGATAAAGGTACATTACCTGCATTTCCGAATCCGGCAAGTGGCGATGAGCGTAATAATCCGCTAGTTGAACTTCCAGTATCAATAGATGAACTGGTAAAAGATCTTGATGCAATTTTTTTAAGCCACCTGCATTATGACCATTACGATGATGCGGCAAAGAAATTTCTGCCCAAGCATGTAAAAATTTATGTTCAGGATGATGCTGATAAAAAAGAAGTGGAGTCTTCCGGTTTTACAAATGTCGAAGTACTAACTGATGGGACAGAAATTGATGGGATTCAATTATTTCAGACTCAGGCTCAGCACGGATTTGGCGAAACATTAAAATTAGCAGGAAATGTTCATGGATTTGTTATGAAGCATGTCTCAGAAAAAACATTGTACTTTATTACAGATTCAGTTTGGTATGAAGGGGTACATCAAGAATTAAATAAACACAAACCCGATATTGTTGTCGTTAATGGCGGTGACAACCAGTTCGTTGGAGGCGGTCAGCTGATTATGGGCAAGGAAGAGATTAAAAAGGTCCATGAGACTGCTCCAAATGCAACTTTAGTGGTAAGCCATATGGAGGGTGTAAACCATAATACCTTATCACGAAAAGAATTGAAGCAGTTTCTTCTAGATGAGAGCATCTCTGGTAAGGTAATGGTTCCTGATGATGGACAACAATATGAGTTTTAG